From one Salmo salar chromosome ssa09, Ssal_v3.1, whole genome shotgun sequence genomic stretch:
- the LOC106611122 gene encoding protein LBH produces MSVYSPQIYCPVFVPSGDMTEVMISSTPMEDMRLSPSKDRLSFQIFPDPSDFERCCKLKDRLPSIVVEPTEGEVESGELRWPPEEFIVCEEEENHGKSQTGQPTHNNEH; encoded by the exons ATGTCTGTATATTCTCCCCAAATATACTG CCCAGTGTTTGTGCCGAGCGGAGACATGACTGAGGTGATGATCAGTAGCACCCCCATGGAGGACATGAGGCTCAGCCCCAGCAAGGACCGGCTCTCTTTCCAG ATCTTCCCAGACCCCTCGGACTTTGAGCGCTGCTGTAAGCTGAAAGACCGCCTGCCGTCCATCGTAGTGGAACCCACGGAGGGGGAAGTGGAGAGCGGTGAGCTGCGTTGGCCACCGGAGGAGTTCATTGtatgtgaggaggaggagaaccatGGCAAAAGCCAAACTGGACAGCCGACGCATAACAACGAGCACTAG